From the Calliopsis andreniformis isolate RMS-2024a chromosome 4, iyCalAndr_principal, whole genome shotgun sequence genome, one window contains:
- the LOC143178092 gene encoding uncharacterized protein LOC143178092 isoform X2, which yields MMKFKSLFRRGQQNQPQLQPTQPQQQQQLQQIPLRQAPSASSLEVKSENPPIGNWNCSLGKEGNKSNSKSNCNSKGPAKGSRMQELEREIEVLRKERARLESNLREASCDVQNLHELRAELTSLKEQHSLELERLTEENEALRVKLKDVAHSPLSDSEKQQLLLDTSRLHNSAPASIAIPQDEGSTTAPPMSQDNAQCIIPDWDKHSSSSVSEVSVACLQDRILQMEETHYSTNEELQATIQELSDLQAQLTELQADNERLTEEKDVLLESLCRQTEKLEDSRSKVDTLQGLLLREEQPQESSKGYNTEREQKLVDLLKSAQEERESLLQKQEELTSELKSLRATAEVNAAETERLIKCVHLLESTVDTATIERKQLDMELAEARQEGANRSIEISRLATLLENARAKIEELEQSRQVENKSEADELLDAARREKDTLETQAAALQEQLARSHCDHDRLRDQYSQLQEEYKVARNNAKSAIDDLEYRLNQLKDERLSVSTELQLVRDSLAELQTQCQRHLEDKRELKAVLNEAQRREREAQARQYDLERALTEERKLRQDEIAEWEQFQTDLLMTVRVANDFKTEAQSELERVVMENKAQRDKLRALETQLDKLNKASASVAQCKTCGYTNGHNRKPTNNILKRGRTILKKPHESRKTVLRTNLLKGITKSDLSKIERSKLLPLQNQNGSGLSEELNFTLSHESTDSDEGSSDLSRLKVPIKLNDKLISGEEIEFYPTFDMSTLHNMNSLESIANVPKDSCIPRRYLSVESSDCNGKQLKKETYKREVSDLNKSFKCIVNDPRVYISNASASQEDTKSSVLKDIKAIQHTGRDSYSIKISNSQFFVPRNYVFSGIENSMDDLKFEVDPEMKKVLQESTQRNSNMKNPRVNKIQKFPNFIKSSLEKDKENSLFPQPSELSGELNTFSNLDDRTNDHFLNKTHKLFFKKNESRSGNEIVNSLSNNTTHKQDIFNSVTCAKNFSGSLNNLNFRAVTYTTDIYDKSGFETKLIAIEDSCLIRRDSTENKDKNISTYLRPHSVPTRSYLYRTSKDTDFLRLKTSSEDTIMEKIEKCVSNTKKSNTHKILPFLQHLSKSIIDTPSTSITSQLALRGSSNLHLKDNFQTSHSVISSISSQNPTSETLKLDNKLQKMGNHLTFYETNHLKRMQFLNRSLSESELDVKEQRKADNSAVINENKCLTSKFQSKNLDSKISQSNNSTFIRKNKSLIGRTSSLVEKFETIIENVELKPGRQIANQKISQQPHQRPASTPTDTQQCVLTSVQQEIAARRKANISRQDSRLSVKCLIESIENATKQAKAGPGSRSSSTSSLNSIGTNDIMALKAPLRDQQQINNLICTTNSANNKTQAGIARKPLSETKSTPVMLSPGELLDSAALNAKAIDFVRRNSVTDLSERKDPLCGLIKNGGSKRNALLKWCQNKTLGYRNIDITNFSSSWNDGLALCAILHSYLPHKVPYDTLTPVEKRRNFSIAFSAAESVGIPTTLNIGEMCQLERPDWQQVMTYVTSIYKHFET from the exons ATGATGAAGTTCAAATCGTTATTTCGCAGAGGGCAACAAAATCAACCACAACTACAACCGACACAGCcacaacagcagcaacagctgCAACAAATTCCGTTGCGACAGGCACCTAGCGCTTCTTCACTCGAGGTGAAAAGTGAAAATCCGCCAATAGGGAACTGGAATTGCTCTCTTGGTAAGGAAGGAAACAAAAGCAACTCGAAGAGTAACTGCAATAGCAAGGGACCCGCAAAGGGTTCCAGGATGCAGGAGCTCGAACGTGAAATCGAAGTGTTACGCAAGGAACGCGCCCGGCTCGAATCGAATCTGCGAGAAGCGTCCTGTGATGTTCAAAATCTTCACGAGTTGCGTGCCGAACTTACCTCTCTCAAG GAGCAGCACAGTTTGGAGCTAGAACGCCTCACAGAGGAAAATGAAGCTCTCCGTGTAAAACTCAAAGACGTCGCACATTCTCCATTATCAGATTCAGAGAAACAACAGCTGCTTTTAGATACGTCTAGGCTGCACAATTCTGCGCCTGCTTCAATAGCAATTCCTCAAGATGAAGGTTCCACGACTGCACCACCTATGTCTCAGGATAATGCTCAGTGTATTATTCCTGATTGGGATAAGCATTCTTCCAGTTCTGTATCAGAGGTTTCTGTTGCATGTTTGCAAGATAGAATTTTGCAAATGGAAGAAACACATTATTCAACAAATGAAGAGTTACAGGCTACTATACAGGAATTGAGCGATTTACAA GCACAGCTTACAGAACTACAAGCTGATAACGAAAGGTTGACTGAAGAAAAAGATGTACTTTTAGAATCATTGTGCAGACAAACAGAAAAACTTGAAGATTCTCGTTCAAAGGTTGATACATTACAAGGTTTACTTTTAAGAGAAGAACAACCTCAAGAATCTTCTAAAGGATACAATACAGAAAGGGAACAAAAATTAGTAGACCTTTTGAAA AGTGCACAAGAGGAACGAGAATCTTTACTACAGAAACAGGAAGAATTAACATCAGAATTAAAAAGTTTGCGAGCAACTGCGGAAGTTAATGCTGCAGAGACAGAACGCTTAATAAAATGCGTCCATTTGCTTGAATCGACAGTGGATACCGCAACTATTGAACGAAAGCAGCTAGATATGGAATTGGCAGAGGCAAGACAAGAAGGTGCAAACCGAAGTATAGAGATCAGTAGGTTAGCCACATTATTAGAAAATGCTCGAGCTAAAATTGAGGAGTTAGAGCAATCTAGGCAAGTTGAGAACAAAAGCGAAGCAGATGAGCTGTTAGATGCAGCAAGAAGAGAAAAAGACACTTTGGAAACGCAAGCAGCAGCACTACAAGAACAGTTGGCGCGTTCTCACTGCGATCACGATCGTCTTAGGGATCAATATTCACAACTTCAAGAAGAATACAAA GTAGCACGCAATAATGCTAAATCAGCCATCGACGATTTGGAATACAGACTAAATCAGTTAAAAGATGAAAGATTATCTGTGAGCACGGAACTACAGTTAGTACGGGATTCCTTAGCAGAATTGCAGACGCAGTGTCAGAGGCATTTGGAAGACAAAAGAGAATTAAAAGCTGTCCTAAACGAGGCGCAACGAAGAGAACGCGAGGCCCAGGCACGTCAATACGATTTAGAACGTGCTTTAACTGAGGAACGTAAATTAAGACAAGATGAAATCGCTGAGTGGGAGCAATTTCAAACAGATTTGTTGATGACTGTACGAGTTGCGAATGACTTTAAAACAGAAGCTCAGAGTGAATTGGAGCGTGTTGTTATGGAAAATAAAGCACAAAGAGATAAACTGAGAGCACTTGAAACACAACTCGATAAACTTAATAAAG CCAGTGCATCAGTTGCCCAGTGTAAGACATGTGGTTATACAAATGGACATAACCGAAAACCTACAAACAACATATTAAAACGTGGCCGTACTATATTAAAAAAACCACATGAATCCAGAAAAACTGTATTACGAACTAATTTATTGAAAGGAATAACTAAATCGGATTTATCTAAGATTGAAAGGTCAAAGCTTTTGCCTCTGCAAAATCAAAATGGTTCTGGTCTTTCAGAAGAGTTAAATTTCACGCTTTCTCACGAAAGTACAGATTCAGATGAAGGTAGTAGTGATTTGTCACGTTTAAAAGTACCTATCAAATTGAACGACAAATTGATCTCTGGCgaagaaattgaattttatcctACATTTGATATGAGTACGCTACATAACATGAACTCATTGGAATCCATTGCTAATGTTCCTAAAGATTCGTGTATTCCGAGAAGATATTTATCGGTAGAATCAAGTGATTGTAACGGTAAACAACTGAAAAAAGAAACTTACAAACGTGAAGTGTCAGATTTAAACAAATCATTCAAATGTATAGTGAATGATCCAAGAGTATATATTTCAAATGCATCTGCTTCTCAGGAAGATACAAAATCGAGTGTATTGAAAGATATAAAAGCTATTCAACATACGGGAAGAGATTCGTATAGCATCAAAATTTCGAATAGTCAATTCTTTGTTCCCAGAAATTACGTATTTTCCGGAATAGAAAATTCAATGGACGACTTAAAGTTTGAGGTGGACCCGGAAATGAAAAAGGTGTTACAAGAAAGTACTCAGAGAAATAGTAATATGAAAAATCCTCGagttaataaaatacaaaaatttccaaattttattaaatcaagTTTAGAAAAAGATAAAGAGAATTCTTTATTTCCGCAGCCTTCAGAGTTGTCTGGGGAATTGAATACATTTTCAAATTTAGATgaccgtacaaatgatcattttcttaataagacacataaattattttttaagaaaaatgaATCCAGATCAGGTAATGAAATCGTCAACTCACTTTCAAATAATACTACTCATAAGCAGGATATTTTCAATTCTGTTACTTGTGCTAAGAATTTTTCTGGTTCATTGAATAATCTCAATTTTCGTGCAGTCACTTATACTACTGATATTTATGACAAATCAGGATTTGAAACAAAATTAATTGCCATTGAAGATAGCTGTCTTATTAGGAGAGACTCAACAGAGAACAAAGATAAAAACATCTCGACTTATTTAAGACCACATAGTGTTCCAACTAGATCTTATTTATATAGAACATCAAAAGATACAGATTTTTTAAGATTAAAAACAAGTTCAGAAGATACTATTATGGAAAAAATTGAGAAATGTGTATCTAATACAAAGAAAAGTAATACCCATAAAATTTTACCTTTTCTACAACACTTATCTAAATCTATAATAGACACCCCATCGACATCAATTACTTCACAACTGGCACTAAGAGGATCTTCAAATTTGCATTTAAAAGATAATTTTCAAACATCGCATTCAGTAATCTCTTCTATCTCATCTCAAAACCCGACGAGTGAAACATTGAAACTCGACaacaaattacaaaaaatgGGGAACCATTTAACGTTTTATGAAACAAATCATTTGAAACGTATGCAATTTTTAAACAGGAGTTTGTCTGAATCTGAATTAGATGTAAAAGAGCAACGCAAAGCAGATAATTCTGCTGTCATTAATGAAAATAAGTGTCTCACAAGTAAATTTCAAAGTAAAAATTTAGATTCTAAGATTAGCCAAAGTAATAATTCTACGTTCATACGCAAGAATAAATCTCTGATAGGAAGGACGTCGTCCTTGGTTGAGAAATTTGAGACGATCATAGAAAATGTGGAACTGAAACCAGGCCGACAAATAG CAAACCAAAAAATTAGTCAGCAACCGCATCAAAGACCTGCGAGTACTCCAACCGATACCCAACAATGTGTATTAACTAGTGTACAGCAAGAAATTGCCGCGCGTCGAAAAGCTAATATTTCTCGTCAAGATTCCAGACTCTCAGTTAAATGTTTGATAGAAAGTATTGAAAATGCTACAAAACAAGCGAAAGCGG gACCTGGAAGCCGCAGTAGTTCTACATCCTCTCTGAACTCCATTGGAACAAATGATATAATGGCGTTAAAGGCACCGCTCAGGGATCAAcaacaaataaataatttaatctgTACAACAAACTCAGCAAATAATAAAACTCAAGCTGGAATTGCACGGAAACCGCTATCAG AGACAAAATCAACACCTGTAATGTTAAGTCCTGGTGAATTGTTGGATTCAGCGGCTCTGAATGCCAAAGCAATCGATTTCGTGCGACGAAATAGTGTAACAGATTTATCAGAACGTAAAGATCCTCTCTGTGGTTTAATTAAGAACGGTGGTTCAAAACGGAACGCTTTGCTCAAATGGTGTCAAAATAAAACGTTGGGCTACAGGAATATTGACATAACAAATTTCAGTAGCTCTTGGAACGATGGTTTAGCGCTTTGCGCTATACTTCATTCTTATCTACCACACAAAGTACCCTATGATACGTTGACACCGGTAGAAAAACGAAGAAATTTTTCTATCGCTTTTTCCGCCGCGGAAAGCGTAGGAATACCTACTACGTTG AATATAGGAGAAATGTGTCAATTGGAACGACCCGATTGGCAACAAGTTATGACATATGTGACCAGTATTTACAAACACTTTGAAACGTAA
- the LOC143178092 gene encoding cytospin-A isoform X4 codes for MMKFKSLFRRGQQNQPQLQPTQPQQQQQLQQIPLRQAPSASSLEVKSENPPIGNWNCSLGKEGNKSNSKSNCNSKGPAKGSRMQELEREIEVLRKERARLESNLREASCDVQNLHELRAELTSLKEQHSLELERLTEENEALRVKLKDVAHSPLSDSEKQQLLLDTSRLHNSAPASIAIPQDEGSTTAPPMSQDNAQCIIPDWDKHSSSSVSEVSVACLQDRILQMEETHYSTNEELQATIQELSDLQAQLTELQADNERLTEEKDVLLESLCRQTEKLEDSRSKVDTLQGLLLREEQPQESSKGYNTEREQKLVDLLKSAQEERESLLQKQEELTSELKSLRATAEVNAAETERLIKCVHLLESTVDTATIERKQLDMELAEARQEGANRSIEISRLATLLENARAKIEELEQSRQVENKSEADELLDAARREKDTLETQAAALQEQLARSHCDHDRLRDQYSQLQEEYKVARNNAKSAIDDLEYRLNQLKDERLSVSTELQLVRDSLAELQTQCQRHLEDKRELKAVLNEAQRREREAQARQYDLERALTEERKLRQDEIAEWEQFQTDLLMTVRVANDFKTEAQSELERVVMENKAQRDKLRALETQLDKLNKASASVAQCKTCGYTNGHNRKPTNNILKRGRTILKKPHESRKTVLRTNLLKGITKSDLSKIERSKLLPLQNQNGSGLSEELNFTLSHESTDSDEANQKISQQPHQRPASTPTDTQQCVLTSVQQEIAARRKANISRQDSRLSVKCLIESIENATKQAKAGPGSRSSSTSSLNSIGTNDIMALKAPLRDQQQINNLICTTNSANNKTQAGIARKPLSETKSTPVMLSPGELLDSAALNAKAIDFVRRNSVTDLSERKDPLCGLIKNGGSKRNALLKWCQNKTLGYRNIDITNFSSSWNDGLALCAILHSYLPHKVPYDTLTPVEKRRNFSIAFSAAESVGIPTTLNIGEMCQLERPDWQQVMTYVTSIYKHFET; via the exons ATGATGAAGTTCAAATCGTTATTTCGCAGAGGGCAACAAAATCAACCACAACTACAACCGACACAGCcacaacagcagcaacagctgCAACAAATTCCGTTGCGACAGGCACCTAGCGCTTCTTCACTCGAGGTGAAAAGTGAAAATCCGCCAATAGGGAACTGGAATTGCTCTCTTGGTAAGGAAGGAAACAAAAGCAACTCGAAGAGTAACTGCAATAGCAAGGGACCCGCAAAGGGTTCCAGGATGCAGGAGCTCGAACGTGAAATCGAAGTGTTACGCAAGGAACGCGCCCGGCTCGAATCGAATCTGCGAGAAGCGTCCTGTGATGTTCAAAATCTTCACGAGTTGCGTGCCGAACTTACCTCTCTCAAG GAGCAGCACAGTTTGGAGCTAGAACGCCTCACAGAGGAAAATGAAGCTCTCCGTGTAAAACTCAAAGACGTCGCACATTCTCCATTATCAGATTCAGAGAAACAACAGCTGCTTTTAGATACGTCTAGGCTGCACAATTCTGCGCCTGCTTCAATAGCAATTCCTCAAGATGAAGGTTCCACGACTGCACCACCTATGTCTCAGGATAATGCTCAGTGTATTATTCCTGATTGGGATAAGCATTCTTCCAGTTCTGTATCAGAGGTTTCTGTTGCATGTTTGCAAGATAGAATTTTGCAAATGGAAGAAACACATTATTCAACAAATGAAGAGTTACAGGCTACTATACAGGAATTGAGCGATTTACAA GCACAGCTTACAGAACTACAAGCTGATAACGAAAGGTTGACTGAAGAAAAAGATGTACTTTTAGAATCATTGTGCAGACAAACAGAAAAACTTGAAGATTCTCGTTCAAAGGTTGATACATTACAAGGTTTACTTTTAAGAGAAGAACAACCTCAAGAATCTTCTAAAGGATACAATACAGAAAGGGAACAAAAATTAGTAGACCTTTTGAAA AGTGCACAAGAGGAACGAGAATCTTTACTACAGAAACAGGAAGAATTAACATCAGAATTAAAAAGTTTGCGAGCAACTGCGGAAGTTAATGCTGCAGAGACAGAACGCTTAATAAAATGCGTCCATTTGCTTGAATCGACAGTGGATACCGCAACTATTGAACGAAAGCAGCTAGATATGGAATTGGCAGAGGCAAGACAAGAAGGTGCAAACCGAAGTATAGAGATCAGTAGGTTAGCCACATTATTAGAAAATGCTCGAGCTAAAATTGAGGAGTTAGAGCAATCTAGGCAAGTTGAGAACAAAAGCGAAGCAGATGAGCTGTTAGATGCAGCAAGAAGAGAAAAAGACACTTTGGAAACGCAAGCAGCAGCACTACAAGAACAGTTGGCGCGTTCTCACTGCGATCACGATCGTCTTAGGGATCAATATTCACAACTTCAAGAAGAATACAAA GTAGCACGCAATAATGCTAAATCAGCCATCGACGATTTGGAATACAGACTAAATCAGTTAAAAGATGAAAGATTATCTGTGAGCACGGAACTACAGTTAGTACGGGATTCCTTAGCAGAATTGCAGACGCAGTGTCAGAGGCATTTGGAAGACAAAAGAGAATTAAAAGCTGTCCTAAACGAGGCGCAACGAAGAGAACGCGAGGCCCAGGCACGTCAATACGATTTAGAACGTGCTTTAACTGAGGAACGTAAATTAAGACAAGATGAAATCGCTGAGTGGGAGCAATTTCAAACAGATTTGTTGATGACTGTACGAGTTGCGAATGACTTTAAAACAGAAGCTCAGAGTGAATTGGAGCGTGTTGTTATGGAAAATAAAGCACAAAGAGATAAACTGAGAGCACTTGAAACACAACTCGATAAACTTAATAAAG CCAGTGCATCAGTTGCCCAGTGTAAGACATGTGGTTATACAAATGGACATAACCGAAAACCTACAAACAACATATTAAAACGTGGCCGTACTATATTAAAAAAACCACATGAATCCAGAAAAACTGTATTACGAACTAATTTATTGAAAGGAATAACTAAATCGGATTTATCTAAGATTGAAAGGTCAAAGCTTTTGCCTCTGCAAAATCAAAATGGTTCTGGTCTTTCAGAAGAGTTAAATTTCACGCTTTCTCACGAAAGTACAGATTCAGATGAAG CAAACCAAAAAATTAGTCAGCAACCGCATCAAAGACCTGCGAGTACTCCAACCGATACCCAACAATGTGTATTAACTAGTGTACAGCAAGAAATTGCCGCGCGTCGAAAAGCTAATATTTCTCGTCAAGATTCCAGACTCTCAGTTAAATGTTTGATAGAAAGTATTGAAAATGCTACAAAACAAGCGAAAGCGG gACCTGGAAGCCGCAGTAGTTCTACATCCTCTCTGAACTCCATTGGAACAAATGATATAATGGCGTTAAAGGCACCGCTCAGGGATCAAcaacaaataaataatttaatctgTACAACAAACTCAGCAAATAATAAAACTCAAGCTGGAATTGCACGGAAACCGCTATCAG AGACAAAATCAACACCTGTAATGTTAAGTCCTGGTGAATTGTTGGATTCAGCGGCTCTGAATGCCAAAGCAATCGATTTCGTGCGACGAAATAGTGTAACAGATTTATCAGAACGTAAAGATCCTCTCTGTGGTTTAATTAAGAACGGTGGTTCAAAACGGAACGCTTTGCTCAAATGGTGTCAAAATAAAACGTTGGGCTACAGGAATATTGACATAACAAATTTCAGTAGCTCTTGGAACGATGGTTTAGCGCTTTGCGCTATACTTCATTCTTATCTACCACACAAAGTACCCTATGATACGTTGACACCGGTAGAAAAACGAAGAAATTTTTCTATCGCTTTTTCCGCCGCGGAAAGCGTAGGAATACCTACTACGTTG AATATAGGAGAAATGTGTCAATTGGAACGACCCGATTGGCAACAAGTTATGACATATGTGACCAGTATTTACAAACACTTTGAAACGTAA